A genomic window from Nocardioides rotundus includes:
- a CDS encoding ABC transporter ATP-binding protein yields MSTTTPAPEAERAGTSAEPVLQVRDVRKYFPLTQGIVFKRTIGHVKAVDGVSFDLHKGETLGIVGESGCGKTTLGRTLLGLETPTDGSIKLKGREMVGLSPKELRRARRDIQIVLQDPYSSLDPRMTVADIVGEPFDIHSDALQGRSKQAAVQELLEVVGLNPDHINRYPHQFSGGQRQRIGIARALTLRPDVIVCDEPVSALDVSVQAQVVNLFERLQKEFGLAYVFIAHDLSVVRHISDRVMVMYLGKAVEIGGDSDIYEHSTHPYTQALLSAVPVPDPRKAGARDHIVLQGDVPSPADPPSGCRFRTRCWKAEDICATEEPLLQIRDSSGHPSACHFAAERDIRA; encoded by the coding sequence GTGAGCACCACGACCCCCGCTCCGGAGGCCGAGCGCGCCGGAACGAGCGCCGAGCCGGTGCTGCAGGTGCGCGACGTGCGCAAGTACTTCCCGCTCACCCAGGGCATCGTGTTCAAGCGGACCATCGGCCACGTCAAGGCCGTCGACGGCGTCTCCTTCGACCTGCACAAGGGCGAGACGCTGGGCATCGTGGGGGAGTCCGGCTGTGGCAAGACCACGCTGGGTCGCACCCTCCTCGGTCTGGAGACGCCGACCGACGGGTCGATCAAGCTCAAGGGCCGGGAGATGGTCGGCCTGTCGCCGAAGGAGCTGCGCCGGGCCCGGCGCGACATCCAGATCGTGCTGCAGGACCCCTACTCCTCCCTCGACCCCCGGATGACGGTCGCCGACATCGTCGGCGAGCCCTTCGACATCCACTCCGACGCGCTGCAGGGCCGGTCCAAGCAGGCCGCCGTGCAGGAGCTGCTGGAGGTCGTGGGCCTCAACCCCGACCACATCAACCGCTACCCGCACCAGTTCTCCGGCGGTCAGCGCCAGCGCATCGGCATCGCCCGCGCGCTGACGCTGCGCCCGGACGTCATCGTCTGCGACGAGCCCGTCTCGGCGCTCGACGTGTCGGTGCAGGCGCAGGTGGTCAATCTCTTCGAGCGGCTGCAGAAGGAGTTCGGGCTCGCCTACGTCTTCATCGCGCACGACCTGTCGGTGGTGCGGCACATCTCGGACCGGGTGATGGTGATGTATCTGGGCAAGGCCGTCGAGATCGGCGGTGACAGCGACATCTACGAGCACTCCACGCACCCCTACACCCAGGCGCTGCTGTCCGCGGTCCCGGTGCCCGACCCGCGCAAGGCCGGCGCCCGCGACCACATCGTGCTGCAGGGCGACGTGCCCAGCCCGGCGGACCCGCCCTCGGGCTGCCGGTTCCGCACCCGCTGCTGGAAGGCCGAGGACATCTGCGCCACCGAGGAGCCGCTGCTCCAGATCCGCGACTCCTCCGGGCACCCGTCGGCCTGCCACTTCGCGGCCGAGCGGGACATCCGCGCGTGA
- a CDS encoding Kelch repeat-containing protein produces the protein MTLRTLGSLAATLVVVAGVAGCGGGEGQTPSAESGSSSAGTSTVETATSSEVFPQWEQAGTIETPRDDFGTSVIGRRIWIMGGMTGERGNRLTSVEVLDTRTGEWTTSDIEVPVGLASFETAAVGPRIYLFGGLDKNAKATDWAGVLDTRTGRWRRLPPLPNARYAHTVTLHRGKIYVVGGENNKAQQVAAVDVFDPRTETWSTATTPMPGPRNSHDTLSTPRGLMVVGGFDADGPSARVDLFDPETGRTREVPDLPRTISRGGGAVADGKVWFSWHEYSYVLDLADPTRWQEGNPMTVARHGQGFVPVGDWIYNIAGCSANPLRDVRTVDRLPLG, from the coding sequence GTGACGCTGCGGACCCTCGGGTCCCTGGCGGCGACCCTCGTGGTCGTCGCCGGTGTCGCCGGATGCGGCGGAGGGGAGGGTCAGACCCCCTCCGCCGAGTCCGGCTCGAGCAGCGCCGGCACGAGCACGGTCGAGACGGCCACCAGCTCCGAGGTCTTCCCCCAGTGGGAGCAGGCCGGCACGATCGAGACCCCGCGCGACGACTTCGGGACCTCCGTCATCGGCCGGAGGATCTGGATCATGGGCGGGATGACCGGCGAGCGGGGCAACCGACTCACCTCGGTGGAGGTGCTCGACACCCGCACCGGGGAGTGGACGACCTCCGACATCGAGGTGCCCGTCGGGCTGGCGTCATTCGAGACCGCCGCCGTCGGCCCGCGGATCTACCTCTTCGGCGGCCTGGACAAGAACGCCAAGGCGACCGACTGGGCGGGGGTCCTGGACACCCGCACCGGCCGCTGGCGCCGGCTGCCCCCGCTGCCGAACGCCCGCTACGCGCACACGGTCACCCTGCACCGCGGGAAGATCTACGTGGTCGGCGGTGAGAACAACAAGGCCCAGCAGGTCGCCGCGGTCGACGTCTTCGACCCGCGCACCGAGACATGGAGCACCGCGACGACGCCGATGCCCGGGCCACGCAACTCCCACGACACCCTGTCCACCCCCCGGGGCCTGATGGTCGTGGGCGGCTTCGACGCCGACGGGCCGTCGGCACGGGTCGACCTCTTCGACCCCGAGACCGGCCGCACCCGCGAGGTGCCCGACCTGCCGCGCACCATCTCCCGCGGCGGCGGCGCCGTCGCGGACGGCAAGGTCTGGTTCTCCTGGCACGAGTACAGCTACGTCCTCGACCTGGCCGATCCCACCCGGTGGCAGGAGGGCAACCCGATGACCGTGGCCCGCCACGGTCAGGGGTTCGTCCCCGTGGGGGACTGGATCTACAACATCGCCGGCTGCTCGGCGAACCCGCTGCGCGACGTCCGCACGGTCGACCGGCTCCCGCTGGGCTGA